GATGACCAGCGGATAGACCGCGTCGTCGACGGTGACGTTCTCCTGCGCGCAGATCCGCTCCAGCAGCGTGCGCATGGTGCGCGGCGGCAACAACCGGAACGGGTAGTGGTGGGTGCGCGACCGGATGGTTGGCAGCACCTTCTCCGGTTCGGTGGTGGCGAACACGAAGATCAGGTGCTCGGGCGGCTCCTCGACGATCTTCAGCAGCGCGTTGAAGCCCGCGGTGGTGACCATGTGGGCCTCGTCGACGATGAAGATCCGGTACCGCGACTGGGCCGGCGCGAAGAAGGCGCGGTCACGAAGTTCGCGGGTGTCGTCGACGCCGCCGTGGCTGGCCGCGTCCAGCTCCACCACATCGACGCTGCCCGGCCCGTTGGGGGCCAGCGCCACACACGACTCGCACTCCCCGCACGGGGTCGGGGTGGGGCCCTGGGCGCAGTTCAGCGAGCGGGCCAGGATGCGGGCCGACGAGGTCTTGCCGCAGCCGCGCGGGCCGGAGAACAGGTAGGCGTGGTTGATCCGCCCGGTGCTCAGCGCGACCGACAGCGGTTCGGTGACATGCTCCTGACCGACGACTTCAGCGAACGTCGCGGGCCGGTACTTGCGGTAGAGCGCCACGGTCAGCAGGCTACCGACGTGATCCGACGCCTGACCATCTCAGTCCCCGAGTAACGCCTCGGTCGCCGCGAGCAGCGCGCAGGTGGCGAGCCCGTCGACGGCCTCCCGCAGTTCGGGCAGCGGCGGGAACGAGGGGGCGATGCGAATGTTCTTGTCTTCCGGATCTTTTCGATACGGGAACGTGGCGCCCGCCTCGGTCACCGCGATACCGGCGTCCTTGGCCAGCGCGACGGTGCGCCGGGCGGTGCCGGGCAGCACGTCGAGGCTGACGAAGTAGCCGCCCCTGGGCTCGGTCCAGGACGCGATCTTCGACTCGCTCAGCCGGTCGTTGAGGATCTCCTGCACCAGGGCGAACTTCGGGGCCAGCAGGTCGCGGTGCCGGCGCATGTGCTCGCGCACCCCGTCGGCGTCACGGAAGAACCGCAGATGACGCAGCTGGTTGACCTTGTCCGGACCGATCGACTTCTTGCCCGCGTACTTCAGGTACCAGGCGATGTTGTCCGATGAGGCGCCGAAGAAGCTCACCCCGGCACCGGCGAAGGTGATCTTGGAGGTGGAGGCGAACACCAGCGGCCGGTTCGGATAGCCGGCCGCGGCGGCCAGGCCCAGCACGTCCACCGGGGGGATGAACTCGTCGGTGAGGGTGTGCACCGCGTAGGCGTTGTCCCACATCAACCGGAAATCACTTGCCGCGGTGGGCATTTGCGCCAAACGGCGGACCACTTCGGGGGAGAAGACCACGCCGGTGGGGTTGGAGTACACCGGGACGCACCAGATGCCCTTGATAGCCGGATCGGCGGCGACCAACTCCTCGACCAGGTCCATGTCGGGGCCGTCCTCGCGCATCGGCACGGTGATCATCTCGATACCGAGGGTCTCGGTGATGGCGAAGTGCCGGTCGTAGCCGGGAGCGGGGCACAGGAACTTGACCACCGGCTCCTTGACCCAGGGCCGCGGTGAGTCGACGCCCCCGTAGAGCATCGAGAACACCACGGTGTCGTGCATGATCTCCAGGCTGGCGTTGTTGCCCGCGATCAGGTTCTGCACCGGAATGCCCAGCAGCTCAGCGAAGATGGCGCGCAGTTCCGGCAGCCCCTGCAGCCCGCCGTAGTTGCGGGTGTCGGTGCCCTCGCCGTCGCGGTAGGAGTCGGGCCCGGTGCCGGGCAGGCCCAACAACTCGTTGGACAGGTCCAGCTGGGCCGCCGCGGGTTTGCCCCGTGTCAGGTCCAGCTTGAGTCCCTTGGCCTGCAGCGCGGCGTAGTTGCGCTTCTGCAACTCGTGCTGAGCGCGCAGTTCTTCACGGCCGAGCGACTGAAACGACACGAAGCGCCTTTCACAAGAGCCGGGAAATCGAGGGGACCCCGCGCACCCGCCAGAGCCCGCTGACCCTTGCTGCCTTCCGGCCCTGGGGGAGTTCACAGGATGGACGCCGCGCGGGGTCCAGCCGCGAGTCTAATACCAGGCCGCTGCATTACCACGCCCCCGGTGCGATGGCACGGCCCGGGTTCGCGGTCCGCTACCATATCGGCGGAGGATTCGCCTAGTGGCCTATGGCGCTCGCCTGGAACGCGGGTTGGGTTAATAGCCCTCGCGGGTTCAAATCCCGCATCCTCCGCACTCGGCCCGGGGTGCGACCACTCAACACCTGGTCGCACCCCGGCCCATTTACCGGCCTCGAGGAGGAGCATGCGGCGCTGGGTCGCTGTGACATGGCACATCCTGACCGTCGTCATCGCTGCGGCCCTGTATTTCCTGTTCGTCCTGCCCCGCTGGTGGGAGCTGATGGGCGTGACGCCGCACGCCCTGGGCACCGTGTTGCGCATCGTCTGCGGCGTGCTGATCGGCCTGGCCGCGTTGCCGGTGCTGTTCACCCTGATGCGCACCCGGCGTCCGGAGCTGCGCACCCCGCAGCTGGCCCTGACGCTGCGCACCGTGTCGATCGTGCTGCACGTGGTGGCCGGGGTGATCATCGTCGGCACCGCGATCACCGAGATCTGGGTGTCGCTGGACGCCGCCGGGCAGTGGCTGTTCGGGATCTACGGGGCGGCCGCGGCGATCGCGCTGCTCGGCATCTTCGCCTTCTACCTGGCCGACCTCGCCGAGCTGCCGCCACCGCCGCCGAAACCGGTCAAGCCGAAGTCGGAGCGGCGGCGGATCCGCCGGCGCCGCGCCGCCAGGACCGAGGAGTCCGGGACCGAATCGGCCCAGGCAGGCGCCGAGCCGTCCGAGGCCGAGTCCCAGCCGGCCGGGGCCGAGTCCCGGGACACTGGGGCCGAGTCCCAGCCGGCCGGGGCCGAGTCCCGGGACACCGGGTCCGATGAAGCCTCCTCCGAGGAACCCGGGTCCGACTCCGGCGCCGACTCCGGGTCCGACTCCGGATCCGAATCCGGGGACGCCGGCACCGAAGCCGCCACCGAAGCCGACTCTGCCGCCGGGGACACCTCTGCGAAGAGCGCCGCGGACGACTCCGAGCGCGCCGACACCGAGGCGGCGGCGAACGACGACGGCGGTGACCGCGGGGACAAGAAGCCGACCCGGCCACGGCGGCGTCGGCGCCGCCGCACCCGAGGCGCAGTGGCCGTCGACGACTGAGTCGGCGGTATTCGGGCAGTATGGGCACATGAGGATTCGCGACATGCGTCGATCGCTGCTGGCACTGCTGGCGGCGTTCACCACCGCGGTGGCCCTGCTCGCGCCGGTCGCCCCGGGTGTTGCCGTCGCCGCGCCGGGTGATCCCGCGACCGCCGCGAGCCTGGTGGAACCGGCGGTGGCCAGGATCGACACCAGGATTCACTACCAGCGCGCGGTCGGTAACGGCACCGGCATCGTCATCGACCCGAGCGGCCACGTGCTGACCAACTTCCACGTCGTCGGTGGCGCCGACGAGATCACCGTGTCCGTACTGGGCCGGTCCTATCCCGCCCAACTGATGGGCTACGACCGCCGCGACGACGTCGCGGTGCTGCAGCTGGTCGGCGCCGTCGACCTGCCCACCGCGCCGATCGGTGACTCGTCGCGGCTGGTGCCGGGCGAGCCGGTGGTGGCGCTGGGCAACGCTCGCGGCTCCAACCGGCCGCTGACCCGCGAGGTCGGCACCATCGTCGGATTCGGCCGTTCGGTGCAGGCCGAGGACACCCTGACCGGTAGCAAGGACGAACTCAACAACCTGATCGAGTTCGCCGCACCGGTGGTCGCCGGCGACTCGGGTGGTCCGGTGGTCAACAGCGCCGGCGAGGTCGTCGGAATGACGACGGCCGCGACGGTCAACTTCCTGATGGGCCCGGGCGGCAAGGGCTTCGCTATCCCGATCAACGATGCGATGGCCATCGCCAACCAGATCCGCGCGGGGGTCCCGTCGGACACCGTCCACATCGGCCCGCCGGTGCTGCTGGGCGTCGGCGTGCGCACCGCGCCGCGCCGCGGCCAGGGGGTGGTGGTCGCCGACGTGCTGCCCGGCGGCGCGGCCGAACGCGCCGGACTGCAGCCCGGCGACATCCTGCTGGAGCTCGACGGCACCCCGCTGGACTCGGCCACCACGCTGACCTACGTGCTGGATCGGCACTATCCGGGTGATGTGGTGGATCTGGTCTGGCTGGACAACAGCGGCCGCCAGCAGTCCGGCAAGGCCACGCTGGTGCGTCAGCCCCAGTAGCGGTCAGCGCCCGTCGGCGCTCGCCAGCAGCCGCTCCAGACCACTGATCAACAGGTCCAGCTCGAAGGCGAACTGGGTCTCGGCGTCGGCTCTCCGGTCGGCGGCTTCCCGCTCCGGGGTTCCGCCCTGGCCGGGCGCCGCGGCCAGCACCCGGCGCAATGCCGGATAGGTGTCGCCGGGGAGTTCGCGCAGCGCCGCCTCGGTCTCGGCCCGGTGGCGGTGCATTCCCGAGTCGGTCTGCCCGATCAGCGTCTGGGCGGCGGACTGGGCGATGTTGGACGCCGCGGTCAGCCCGTGCCGGGCGGTGTCGGGGTCCAGGCCCGCGGCCAGCAGCGCGTCGAGTACCCGGTCGGCCAGCGCGAGCGCGGCCGAGGTGCCCAGCCCGCGCACCCGCTGGAAGTCGGTCACCACACCGATGCGCACCAGCCCGTCGCGCAGGGCGACCGCGTAGGCGCGCAGCACCGCACGCCAGTCGTCGCCCGCGGGCAGCTCGACGCCGCCCAGTTGGCGTTCGAACGAATCGACCACCACCAGCGTCAGCAGACCCTCCCGATCGCCGACGTAGTAGTGCAGCGCCTTGCGGGTGACCCCGAGCGCGTCGGCCACCGCCTGCATGGTCAGGTCCCGCGGCCCCAGCCCACGGGCGGCAGCGACGATCTGCTCCCGGCTGATCCGCGGCGGCCGGCCCCGGGCTCGCCGCGCCGGCGCAGACCGCGAACCGGAGCCCGGCTGCCCACCGGTCGGGCCGGGACTGTCCGGCCCGGTGGCTACCGGGCCGGAAGCCGTCTGCTCGCGGGAGGTCACCCGGCCAGCCTAAGCCGCCACCGGCGATTTTTCGCCGTTCGGTAAAAACGCCTTCACGGGGCGACCCGCCGCCCTATGCTGAGCACGTGCCAAACACCTATCGGGTCGTGCAGTGGACAACCGGCAACGTCGGCAAGAGCTCGGTCGAGGCGATCGTGCGCCACCCCAACTACGAGCTGGTCGGCGTGTACGCCTGGTCCAAGGACAAGGTCGGCCGCGACGCCGGAGAACTGGCCGGCATCGAACCGCTCGGGATCACCGCCACCGACGACATCGACGCGCTGCTGGCGCTGAAACCGGATGTGGTGGTTTACAACCCGATGTGGATCAACGTCGACGAGCTGGTCCGCATCCTCGAGGCCGGGGTGAACGTGGTGGCGACCGCGTCGTTCATCACCGGTCACAACCTCGGCGCCGATCGCGACCGCATCGAACAGGCCGCGAAGCGCGGCGGCGCAACGATCTTCGGCTCCGGGGTGAGCCCCGGTTTCGCCGAGCTGCTGGCCATCGTGTCCGCGACGGCCTGCGACCGGGTGGACAAGATCACCATCTCCGAATCCGCCGACACCACGCTCTACGACTCGCCGGACACCGAGCGTCCGGTCGGGTTCGGGACCCCGATCGACGATCCGAACCTGGCGCCGATGGCGTCGAAGGGCACCGCGGTGTTCGCCGAGGCGGTGCGGCTGGTGGCCGACTCACTGGGCCTGCAACTCGACGAGATCGTGTGCGAGGCCGAATACGCCAAGACCACCGAGGATCTCGACCTCGGCTCGTGGCGCATCGACGCCGGCTGCGTGGCCGGGGTGTACGTGAGCTGGCAGGGCCGGATCGGCGGGCGGACGGTCATCGACCTGAATGTGCGGTGGCGCAAAGGTCAGTCGCTGGAACCGGATTGGCAGCTCGACGGCGACGGCTGGAAGATCACCGTCGAGGGCCGGCCCACCATCAACATGCAGGTGGGTTTCCTGCCGCCGCCGGACATGATCGAGAACGCCAAGTCGATCGAGGACTTCTTCGTGCTCGGCCACATCATGACCGCGATGCCGCCGATCCACGCGATTCCGGCCGTGGTGGCCGCACCACCGGGCATCGCGACCTACAACGACCTGCCGCTGCCGCAGGCGCGTGGTGTGGTGCCGGTGCAGCAGAACGCCTGACTCAGCCCGCCACACGCACCACGTTGGCGCTCAGCGTCGCGTCGGGCGGTCCTTCCACGACGACGTTGCTGAGGATCTGGGCCTGCTCGTTGTGCACGGTGAACTCGCCGGGCTGCGGTTCGTTCCCACCGACGACTTCGTAGAACACCGTGAACGGGGTCTCCGGCAGCGGGTGCAACCCGAGATATCGCGGCTCGATGTTGTAGGTGTAGCGGCAGCCGCCGCCCGGTTCGCAGGCCTGGTCGGTGACCACCACCTTGATCACGAACTCGTCCGCGGTGGGCACCCGGGCCTGCGGCAGCGCCGGCGGGCGCGGGGCCTCGGTGTGCTGCGCGCTCGGCACCTGCACGTCGCCGAAGACCATCACCGCCGCGATGCCGATACCACTGACCACGATCGCGATCAACGCCAGCGCGGCCAGCAACCGCCGCAGACCCGTCGAAATCCGCATGGACATACTCAACCGTGTGCGTCGGTGCCCCGCCGGGATTTCGCTCCGGCCGAATGCCGGCGCGCCGCGCCGGGGGTCAGGACCGCGCCGCGGTGCGCGCCTGCCGGGTGACCACCGACCGGCCGACCACCGGCTCCAGCAATCCCGGCGGCGCCTGCACGACGTGCGGGATGGCGTTGACGATCGACTGGCCGGTGAACGCCAGCGACGGGTTCGCCCGTTCGCCCGGTCCCGGGTCGAACGCGAAGTGCACCCGCATGCCCGGCCGGCCCTCGATGCGGTGCACCATTCCGGCGCCGCCCTCGGGTTCGGGCCAACTCTGCGGCCACGGCGTGCTCGACACGGTCGCGAAGTACTGGATCGCCACCACCGGCTCACCGCCGACCACGCCGGCCAACCGCCAACGGTGCCCGCAGATCGTGCCGGCCGGGATCGGGCCGAGTCGGGTGGTCAGTTCGTCGGGCGCCAGCAACGTCTCCCAGTCCAGTTCGACCGAGTCGAGCTCGATGCCCAGCACGTCGGCGATGAACCGCACCACCGCTTCCCAGTCGTGGCGCACCTTGCCCGACGCGATGCGGGCCGGAACGTGGCCGTCGGGTTTGCCGAACCCCATCGACTCGTGCAGCACGTCCCAGATCGGATACGCCAGGTCCAGGTTGAGCGCGTACTCGTCGATGCGGTAGCTGTCGATCTGCCCGGCGCCCGCGAGTATGGCGACCGGCAGGTTCAGGCTGACGATACCCGGCTCGCAGCCGGAGGCGTAGAACGTCGATCCGCCTTCGCGGCAGGCCGATTCGAGAAGTTCACGCCACTTCTCGGGTGCCGAGCGCGGATAGACCATCGGGATGGTCGAGATGGTCACCACGTTGATGCCGTGTCGCAGCAGCCGGGCGATCTCCTGGTAGGCCTGCTCCTCGCGGCCGACGGCGGTCGAGCAGTACGAGAAGCAGTCCGGCCGCTGCTCGAGCACGGCGTCGAAATCGCTGTGGGCCAGCACGCCGGTGTCGGGGCGACCGCAGAAGCTGCCGGCGTCCCGGCCGACCTTGTCCGGTGTCGAGGTGAGCAGGCCGACCAGCTCGAGCTGCGGATCGTCGATCAGACCGCGCAGCGCCTCGCGGCCGGTGATCCCGGTTCCGGCGTGTACCACGGTGTAGGCCATCCGCCCTCCCTCCGACCCGCCCCCCCGACAGGTCCGCGTTGCTGCAGGACGGTTGAAAACCTACATTCTCGATGTCGGTAACGTCTACTCTCAGTCAGTAGGACCACGACCAGGGCAGGTGACACCCGATGTCGAGCGCGCCAACCGCTGCGAAACACATTGATTTCGATCCATTCTCGGACGAGTACTTCACCAACCCGTTCGAGATCTACCGACAGCTGCGCGACCACGCCCCGGTCTATTTCAGCGAGAAGTACAACTTCTGGGCGCTGTCGCGGTACGCCGACGTCGCGCCCTCGATGAAGGATCACCAGCGGTTCTCGTCGGCCAAGGGGGTCACCCTCGACCACTTCATCGACCCCGATGCGTTGATCCCCGAGGGCGTCATCATCATGATGGACCCGCCCCAGCACACCCGGATGCGGTCGCTGGTGAACAAGGTCTTCACCCCACGCGCGATCGCCCAGCTGGAACCGATGGTCCGCGAAATCATCACCGGCTTCGCAGCGCAGGTCGACCCGCGGTCGTTCGACGCGGTCGAGGAGTTCTCGGCCCTGTTCCCGGTCGAGGTCATCACGACGATGCTCGGCGTTCCGCCCGGCGAACGCCAGCAGATCCGGCACTGGGTGGACGCGCTGCTGGAACGCGAACCCAACACCGGCTACAGCACCCCGGCGAGCCGCCAGGCCGCGGTCGACATGTGGCATTACTACCACGAGCTGGTCCAGTGGAAGCGGGCACACCCGGGCGACGACATGATCTCCCGGCTGACCGAGGTCGAGGTGCAGCGCGACGACGGCACCGTCACCCGGCTCAGCGATTTCGAGATCTCGGCGTTCGCGTCGATGCTCGGCGGGGCCGGCGCCGAGACGGTGGCCAAGCTGATCGGCAGCGGCGTGGTGCTGTTCGCCAAACATCCGGAGCAGTGGCAGTTGCTGCGCAACGACCGCAGCCTGCTGCCGGCCGCATTCGAGGAACTGCTGCGCTACGAAGGCCCGTCGCAGTACAACATCCGTTGGAGCACAGTCGATGTCGAGTTCCACGGGGTGACCATCCCCAAGGACAGCGCGGTGATGATGATCAACGGGTCGGCCACCCGCGACGAGCGGGCCTTCGAGGACCCGGACCGTTTCGACATCACCCGCAAGCCCAAAGGGCACAACCTGGGCTTCGGCTACGGCATCCACAGCTGCCTGGGGGCCGCGCTGGCCCGGCTGGAGGGCCGGATCGCGCTGGATGTGCTGTGCGACATGATCCCCGATTACGAGGTCGACACCGACGGGCTGGAGCGGGTCAAGTTGCCGAATGTGTTCGGCTGGAAGAGCGTTCCGGTGCGGGCCCGCTGACTCGGCTCATTTCCTGATCGGGTTGCCGTGCTCGTCCCAGTTGGCGGCGACCTTCTTGCTCGGCTGCACCCGCGGCGGTTCGCCCGGCATCTTCGGATAGTTCGGCGGGTACGGCAGGTCGCCGAGCCCGCGCTCCTCGTCGGCCTCGACCATCTCGAGCAGTTTCGTCAGCGACTGCGGGTTGTCGTCGATGCCGGCCCACGGATCGGGGCGGGCGGCCACGAAGTCGGGCACGGTGGCCATGGTGAAGTCGTCCGGGTCGGCGTCGGCCAGCTCGGTCCAGGTCAGCGGCGTCGACACGGTCGCGATCGGGGTCTTGCGCACCGAGTACGGCGAGGCGAACGTGCGGTCGCGGGCGTTCTGGTTGTAGTCGATGAAGATCCGTTTGCCGCGTTCCTCCTTCCACCACGAGGTGGTCACCGCGTCGGGGGCGCGGCGCTCCACCTCCCGCGCCAGCGCGATACCGGCCCGGCGCACCGCGATGAAATCCCACTCGGTGCTGATCCGCAGGAACACGTGAATGCCGCGCCCGCCGGAGGTTTTCGGGTATCCGACCAGCCCCAGTTCGTCGAGCAATGGTTTGAGCACGTCGATCGCGACCGACCGGGCCTCGGCGAAGCCGGTGCCGGGCTGCGGGTCCAGGTCGATGCGCAACTCGTCGGGGTGTTCGGTGTCGGGGCAACGCACCTGCCACGGGTGCAGGGTGACCGAGCCCATCTGCGCCGCCCAGATGACCGCGGCCGGGTGGGTGATCTTCAGCGCGTCGGCGGTGCGCCCGGACGGAAAGGTCACCGTACACGTCTGCAGGTAGTCGGGGTGCTTGGCCGGCACCCGCTTCTGGTAGATCTCCTCACCCTCGATGCCGTCCGGGAAGCGCTGCAGGTGCACGGGGCGGTCGCGCAGCAGCGCCACCATCCGGTCGGCGACGGCGAGGTAGTAGTCGATCATCGCGCCCTTGGTGCCGTCGCGGCCGAGCTTCGGGAAATACACCTTGTCCCGGTTGGTCACCCGCACCTTGATTCCGTCGACGTCGATTTCTGTTGCACGGGTGGGCATTTCAGGACTCCAGCACGTCGCGCAGGTCGTAGTGCAGCGGGACGTCGAGTTGGTCGAAGGT
The window above is part of the Mycolicibacterium hassiacum DSM 44199 genome. Proteins encoded here:
- a CDS encoding cytochrome P450, which gives rise to MSSAPTAAKHIDFDPFSDEYFTNPFEIYRQLRDHAPVYFSEKYNFWALSRYADVAPSMKDHQRFSSAKGVTLDHFIDPDALIPEGVIIMMDPPQHTRMRSLVNKVFTPRAIAQLEPMVREIITGFAAQVDPRSFDAVEEFSALFPVEVITTMLGVPPGERQQIRHWVDALLEREPNTGYSTPASRQAAVDMWHYYHELVQWKRAHPGDDMISRLTEVEVQRDDGTVTRLSDFEISAFASMLGGAGAETVAKLIGSGVVLFAKHPEQWQLLRNDRSLLPAAFEELLRYEGPSQYNIRWSTVDVEFHGVTIPKDSAVMMINGSATRDERAFEDPDRFDITRKPKGHNLGFGYGIHSCLGAALARLEGRIALDVLCDMIPDYEVDTDGLERVKLPNVFGWKSVPVRAR
- a CDS encoding TetR/AcrR family transcriptional regulator, with protein sequence MTSREQTASGPVATGPDSPGPTGGQPGSGSRSAPARRARGRPPRISREQIVAAARGLGPRDLTMQAVADALGVTRKALHYYVGDREGLLTLVVVDSFERQLGGVELPAGDDWRAVLRAYAVALRDGLVRIGVVTDFQRVRGLGTSAALALADRVLDALLAAGLDPDTARHGLTAASNIAQSAAQTLIGQTDSGMHRHRAETEAALRELPGDTYPALRRVLAAAPGQGGTPEREAADRRADAETQFAFELDLLISGLERLLASADGR
- a CDS encoding NAD(P)H-dependent amine dehydrogenase family protein, with product MAYTVVHAGTGITGREALRGLIDDPQLELVGLLTSTPDKVGRDAGSFCGRPDTGVLAHSDFDAVLEQRPDCFSYCSTAVGREEQAYQEIARLLRHGINVVTISTIPMVYPRSAPEKWRELLESACREGGSTFYASGCEPGIVSLNLPVAILAGAGQIDSYRIDEYALNLDLAYPIWDVLHESMGFGKPDGHVPARIASGKVRHDWEAVVRFIADVLGIELDSVELDWETLLAPDELTTRLGPIPAGTICGHRWRLAGVVGGEPVVAIQYFATVSSTPWPQSWPEPEGGAGMVHRIEGRPGMRVHFAFDPGPGERANPSLAFTGQSIVNAIPHVVQAPPGLLEPVVGRSVVTRQARTAARS
- the ligD gene encoding non-homologous end-joining DNA ligase yields the protein MPTRATEIDVDGIKVRVTNRDKVYFPKLGRDGTKGAMIDYYLAVADRMVALLRDRPVHLQRFPDGIEGEEIYQKRVPAKHPDYLQTCTVTFPSGRTADALKITHPAAVIWAAQMGSVTLHPWQVRCPDTEHPDELRIDLDPQPGTGFAEARSVAIDVLKPLLDELGLVGYPKTSGGRGIHVFLRISTEWDFIAVRRAGIALAREVERRAPDAVTTSWWKEERGKRIFIDYNQNARDRTFASPYSVRKTPIATVSTPLTWTELADADPDDFTMATVPDFVAARPDPWAGIDDNPQSLTKLLEMVEADEERGLGDLPYPPNYPKMPGEPPRVQPSKKVAANWDEHGNPIRK
- a CDS encoding aminotransferase class I/II-fold pyridoxal phosphate-dependent enzyme — encoded protein: MSFQSLGREELRAQHELQKRNYAALQAKGLKLDLTRGKPAAAQLDLSNELLGLPGTGPDSYRDGEGTDTRNYGGLQGLPELRAIFAELLGIPVQNLIAGNNASLEIMHDTVVFSMLYGGVDSPRPWVKEPVVKFLCPAPGYDRHFAITETLGIEMITVPMREDGPDMDLVEELVAADPAIKGIWCVPVYSNPTGVVFSPEVVRRLAQMPTAASDFRLMWDNAYAVHTLTDEFIPPVDVLGLAAAAGYPNRPLVFASTSKITFAGAGVSFFGASSDNIAWYLKYAGKKSIGPDKVNQLRHLRFFRDADGVREHMRRHRDLLAPKFALVQEILNDRLSESKIASWTEPRGGYFVSLDVLPGTARRTVALAKDAGIAVTEAGATFPYRKDPEDKNIRIAPSFPPLPELREAVDGLATCALLAATEALLGD
- a CDS encoding S1C family serine protease codes for the protein MRIRDMRRSLLALLAAFTTAVALLAPVAPGVAVAAPGDPATAASLVEPAVARIDTRIHYQRAVGNGTGIVIDPSGHVLTNFHVVGGADEITVSVLGRSYPAQLMGYDRRDDVAVLQLVGAVDLPTAPIGDSSRLVPGEPVVALGNARGSNRPLTREVGTIVGFGRSVQAEDTLTGSKDELNNLIEFAAPVVAGDSGGPVVNSAGEVVGMTTAATVNFLMGPGGKGFAIPINDAMAIANQIRAGVPSDTVHIGPPVLLGVGVRTAPRRGQGVVVADVLPGGAAERAGLQPGDILLELDGTPLDSATTLTYVLDRHYPGDVVDLVWLDNSGRQQSGKATLVRQPQ
- a CDS encoding NAD(P)H-dependent amine dehydrogenase family protein, translated to MPNTYRVVQWTTGNVGKSSVEAIVRHPNYELVGVYAWSKDKVGRDAGELAGIEPLGITATDDIDALLALKPDVVVYNPMWINVDELVRILEAGVNVVATASFITGHNLGADRDRIEQAAKRGGATIFGSGVSPGFAELLAIVSATACDRVDKITISESADTTLYDSPDTERPVGFGTPIDDPNLAPMASKGTAVFAEAVRLVADSLGLQLDEIVCEAEYAKTTEDLDLGSWRIDAGCVAGVYVSWQGRIGGRTVIDLNVRWRKGQSLEPDWQLDGDGWKITVEGRPTINMQVGFLPPPDMIENAKSIEDFFVLGHIMTAMPPIHAIPAVVAAPPGIATYNDLPLPQARGVVPVQQNA